One Methylophaga marina DNA window includes the following coding sequences:
- the gatA gene encoding Asp-tRNA(Asn)/Glu-tRNA(Gln) amidotransferase subunit GatA: protein MHNKSLSELSAALHNSEISSVELTQHYLDRINQHNGTLNAFITVTEERALEQAKAADKLLAEKKAGVLTGIPLAHKDIFCTKGVRTSCASKMLDKFIAPYDATVVEKIDQAGMVTLGKTNMDEFAMGSSNETSWYGPVKNPWDTDRVPGGSSGGSAAAMAARLAPVATGTDTGGSIRQPSSLCNLTGLKPTYGRISRYGMIAFASSLDQAGPMANSAEDAAWLMNVMSGFDEKDSTSVDRDVPDYTASLNDSLEGLTIGLPKEYFGEGLDPRVAATVEAAIKTYEKMGATLKEITLPNTGLAVPTYYVVAPAECSSNLSRMDGVRFGHRAEDPKDLMDLYTRSRGEGFGEEVKRRIMIGTYALSAGYYDAYYLKAQQCRRLISNDFQEAFKEVDVIMGPTATNPAFRFGEKTDDPVAMYLEDIYTINTNLAGLPGMSIPAGFVEGLPVGLQIIGNYFDEARLLNIGHRYQQETDWHQRIPDAFK, encoded by the coding sequence ATGCATAACAAATCACTTTCAGAATTATCGGCAGCCCTGCACAACAGTGAAATAAGCAGTGTTGAACTTACTCAGCATTATCTTGACCGCATTAATCAGCACAACGGCACTTTAAATGCCTTCATCACTGTGACCGAAGAGCGAGCACTGGAACAGGCCAAAGCGGCAGACAAGCTATTGGCAGAGAAAAAAGCGGGCGTGTTGACGGGTATACCACTCGCCCACAAAGATATTTTCTGCACCAAAGGTGTTCGCACCAGTTGCGCTTCCAAGATGCTGGATAAGTTTATTGCACCGTATGATGCCACTGTCGTCGAAAAGATTGACCAGGCCGGCATGGTCACATTGGGTAAAACCAATATGGACGAATTTGCTATGGGTTCGTCGAATGAAACCAGCTGGTATGGCCCTGTAAAAAATCCGTGGGATACCGACCGCGTACCTGGTGGTTCATCAGGTGGTTCAGCAGCAGCCATGGCGGCACGTTTAGCGCCCGTTGCTACAGGTACGGATACCGGTGGTTCGATTCGTCAACCTTCTTCTCTGTGTAATCTGACCGGTTTGAAACCCACTTATGGCCGTATTTCTCGCTACGGAATGATTGCTTTCGCTTCAAGCCTGGATCAAGCTGGCCCCATGGCCAACAGTGCTGAAGATGCTGCCTGGCTGATGAACGTGATGTCAGGGTTTGATGAGAAAGACTCTACGAGTGTCGATCGTGATGTGCCAGATTACACAGCGAGTTTGAATGATTCACTTGAAGGCTTAACTATCGGCCTGCCAAAAGAATATTTTGGTGAAGGTCTCGATCCGCGTGTAGCCGCTACGGTAGAAGCGGCCATCAAGACATATGAAAAAATGGGCGCGACATTAAAGGAAATCACCTTACCCAACACGGGTCTAGCTGTGCCGACATACTATGTCGTAGCGCCAGCAGAATGTTCGTCTAACTTATCAAGAATGGATGGCGTACGTTTCGGTCACCGCGCTGAAGATCCGAAAGACTTAATGGATCTCTACACCCGTTCACGTGGCGAAGGTTTTGGCGAAGAAGTCAAACGTCGCATCATGATTGGTACTTATGCCTTATCGGCTGGTTACTACGATGCTTACTACTTAAAAGCACAGCAATGCCGTCGTCTTATTAGTAATGACTTCCAGGAAGCATTTAAAGAAGTCGATGTGATTATGGGACCAACAGCCACCAATCCTGCTTTCCGTTTTGGTGAGAAAACAGACGATCCGGTTGCGATGTATCTGGAAGATATTTACACCATCAATACCAATCTGGCTGGTTTGCCTGGTATGTCTATTCCAGCTGGTTTCGTTGAGGGCTTACCTGTCGGTTTACAAATTATTGGTAACTACTTTGATGAAGCGAGATTATTAAATATCGGTCATCGTTATCAACAAGAAACAGACTGGCATCAACGTATTCCTGATGCGTTCAAATAA
- the gatC gene encoding Asp-tRNA(Asn)/Glu-tRNA(Gln) amidotransferase subunit GatC translates to MSLDKHDVEKIAHLARLSIQEDDIPHYARDLNNILNLVDQLSAADTNDILPMAHPLDAHQRLRPDSVTEVNQRDAFQAIAPKTEAGVYLVPKVIE, encoded by the coding sequence ATGAGTTTAGATAAACACGATGTAGAAAAAATCGCGCACCTCGCACGCCTGTCGATACAGGAAGATGATATTCCTCATTATGCACGGGATTTGAATAATATTCTTAATTTAGTTGACCAATTAAGCGCAGCTGACACTAACGACATACTTCCTATGGCTCACCCCCTTGATGCACATCAGCGTTTACGCCCCGACAGTGTGACCGAAGTCAATCAGCGTGATGCATTTCAGGCGATTGCACCTAAAACTGAAGCCGGTGTCTATCTGGTTCCTAAAGTTATCGAATAA
- the rpmB gene encoding 50S ribosomal protein L28 — MARVCQVTGKRPMSGNNVSHAHNKTKRRFLPNLHSHRFWVESENRWVKLRVSNHGLRIIDKRGIDSVLTDIRARGEKFRRVRHAR; from the coding sequence ATGGCCAGAGTATGTCAGGTAACGGGCAAGCGCCCTATGAGCGGTAACAATGTTTCACACGCTCATAACAAAACAAAACGTCGTTTCTTACCCAACCTTCACTCACACCGTTTTTGGGTTGAGTCTGAAAATCGCTGGGTCAAGCTGCGTGTCAGCAACCATGGTCTGCGCATCATCGATAAGAGAGGGATTGATTCCGTCCTTACTGACATTCGCGCCCGTGGCGAAAAATTTAGGAGAGTAAGACATGCGCGATAA
- a CDS encoding TlpA family protein disulfide reductase: MTHIIKPAIGILILGIIAALIFNSVQGQQGLPDKTFTDLDGNTHSLQDYKGKPLLVIFWATDCPACVQELPELKAIYKEYVPKGLEVISVALAHDKPEHLLAMRIEKQIPYTITWDQTGELANAFSNVRVTPTHFLYSAEGDVVMRKIGSVSKEMLSEKLSSMGL, from the coding sequence ATGACACACATAATTAAACCCGCCATTGGCATTCTTATTCTTGGCATTATCGCGGCACTTATTTTTAATTCAGTGCAAGGACAACAAGGCCTTCCGGACAAGACCTTCACTGATTTAGACGGAAACACCCACTCACTTCAGGACTACAAGGGCAAACCTTTATTAGTCATTTTCTGGGCGACAGACTGTCCTGCTTGTGTGCAAGAACTTCCGGAACTCAAAGCCATTTATAAAGAATATGTGCCCAAAGGTTTAGAAGTTATCAGTGTGGCGTTGGCTCATGACAAGCCTGAGCATTTATTAGCGATGCGCATAGAAAAACAAATTCCCTACACCATCACTTGGGATCAAACAGGTGAACTGGCAAATGCATTTAGTAATGTACGCGTCACTCCAACGCATTTTTTATATTCCGCTGAAGGGGATGTCGTGATGCGCAAAATTGGTAGTGTCTCAAAAGAGATGCTCAGCGAGAAACTCAGCAGTATGGGGCTGTAG
- a CDS encoding EAL and HDOD domain-containing protein, protein MSEAELRQHVALLREYPVKLLAEKVETKAEFELCMALGFDYFQGYFFCRPEIISDKPIPDSKLKLLELLSKLQDPDIEFKTIESIIRQDPGLSLKLLRLLNSAAIGFPRQINSLREGLVILGLKAIKTWTTIIVMSEMSPGPAELIQVTLVRAKMAEKIAPEFDCHSEAGFLLGLFSTIDTMLSKPMNEVINSIPLSNESKLALISRGGIKGQLLNCIIDYCEGRWSQSSEDGPSLEKLSNAYIEANEWATMTLNTI, encoded by the coding sequence TTGTCTGAAGCAGAGTTAAGACAACATGTTGCCCTACTCCGTGAATATCCGGTTAAGTTACTGGCAGAGAAGGTGGAGACTAAAGCTGAATTTGAACTATGTATGGCACTTGGATTCGATTATTTTCAAGGCTACTTTTTCTGTCGGCCAGAAATCATTTCAGATAAACCTATTCCTGATAGTAAGCTTAAACTGCTGGAGCTGCTAAGCAAATTACAAGATCCTGATATTGAATTTAAAACGATCGAGTCAATCATTCGCCAGGACCCAGGCCTTAGTCTAAAATTACTACGTTTACTTAACTCAGCCGCTATTGGGTTTCCCAGACAAATAAACTCGCTGCGTGAAGGCCTTGTTATTTTAGGTCTAAAGGCGATAAAAACATGGACAACAATAATTGTTATGAGCGAGATGAGTCCTGGACCAGCAGAACTAATTCAGGTGACGTTGGTCAGAGCCAAGATGGCAGAAAAGATAGCGCCTGAATTTGACTGTCATTCTGAGGCTGGTTTTTTATTGGGCTTGTTCTCAACGATTGATACGATGCTGTCAAAGCCCATGAATGAGGTTATTAACTCGATCCCTCTAAGCAATGAATCAAAGCTTGCACTAATTAGTCGAGGTGGTATAAAAGGCCAACTATTGAATTGCATTATCGACTACTGTGAAGGCCGCTGGTCTCAGTCATCAGAAGACGGGCCTTCATTGGAAAAGCTAAGCAATGCCTATATTGAAGCCAATGAGTGGGCCACTATGACTCTTAATACAATTTAG
- a CDS encoding ABC transporter permease, protein MFNIARNELHRLFLSPLAWVILALSQLLLAYLFLTHMDYFNSIQSRISAIPGAPGVTELVAMPLLSNAAIIALLISPLLTMRSFAEERRNETLPLLSSAPLSMFDIVIGKFFGTLTFFLIMASLTVLMICSLAVGTTLDFYQLSAGVIGLILLVASFSAVGIYMSSLTRQPTIAAISTFAILFLFWIIDWASHSTTEFSLLSWLSLLKHFEPMMQGQINTQDISYFALIIFAFLLLTVRRLDRERLDQ, encoded by the coding sequence ATGTTTAATATCGCCCGTAATGAATTACATCGCTTGTTCTTATCACCTCTGGCTTGGGTAATCTTGGCATTGAGTCAATTATTGCTGGCTTATCTGTTTTTAACGCATATGGATTATTTCAACAGTATCCAAAGTCGCATTTCTGCTATTCCTGGTGCGCCGGGGGTCACTGAACTGGTAGCCATGCCACTCTTAAGTAATGCTGCGATCATTGCCCTGCTGATTAGTCCCTTGTTGACCATGCGCAGTTTTGCTGAAGAACGTAGAAACGAGACCCTTCCTTTACTCTCATCTGCACCGCTGAGCATGTTTGATATCGTTATTGGTAAGTTCTTCGGTACCCTGACATTTTTCCTGATAATGGCATCACTCACCGTTTTAATGATTTGTTCCCTGGCCGTTGGTACCACTCTGGATTTTTATCAATTAAGTGCAGGTGTTATTGGTCTGATTTTGTTAGTCGCCAGCTTCAGCGCGGTAGGTATCTATATGTCCAGTTTAACCAGACAACCTACCATCGCTGCTATCAGTACCTTTGCCATTTTGTTTTTGTTTTGGATTATAGATTGGGCCAGTCACAGCACAACTGAATTCTCATTACTGAGTTGGCTGTCGTTGTTAAAACACTTTGAACCCATGATGCAGGGACAAATCAATACCCAGGATATAAGCTACTTCGCCCTCATTATTTTTGCTTTTCTATTACTGACGGTTCGTCGACTGGATAGAGAACGTCTAGACCAATGA
- a CDS encoding acetolactate synthase large subunit, giving the protein MKAAELFVKALENEGVEYIFGIPGEENLDVMDALLDSSIQFITTRHEQGAAFMADVYGRLTGNAGVCIATLGPGATNLITGVADANMDHAPLIAIAGQASTHRLHKESHQVLDLEAMFRPITKYASRIVSPEVIPEVVRKAFKVAQTEKTGACFIEFPENIAEMDIDDVPLRVKNATAPEPAAEEIERAAEVISNAKSPIILAGNGVIRANACDELAEFSEKLGIPIANTFMAKGVVPFRHPMALGSVGLQSNDYANCGFANADVIICIGYDIVEYHPYLWHPSRDRTIVHIDTTHAEVDGHYSISLAVVGNIRHSLNRVAAITTPHQGKAMRTLRDSLITEMNMHRDDLEFPVKPQKIIWDLRTAMDLQDIVICDVGAHKMWMSRMFRCEYPNTCIISNGFASMGIAVPGAIAAKLANPQRKVVAVTGDAGFLMNSQEIETAMRLNIAIVILVWNDASYGLIEWKQQNQFGRTSHVQFTNPDFVQYAQSFGAVGVRVEETEQLMPILKEALDRNTVTVIDCPVDYRENLKLTEALGQLTLTI; this is encoded by the coding sequence ATGAAGGCAGCAGAGCTATTTGTCAAAGCGCTCGAAAATGAAGGCGTGGAATATATATTTGGTATCCCAGGTGAAGAAAATCTGGATGTCATGGATGCATTGCTGGATTCATCTATCCAATTTATTACCACTCGCCATGAACAGGGGGCGGCTTTTATGGCCGATGTTTATGGTCGACTTACAGGTAATGCCGGTGTTTGTATTGCTACCCTGGGGCCAGGCGCAACGAATCTCATCACGGGTGTCGCGGATGCCAATATGGATCACGCCCCACTCATTGCTATTGCCGGACAAGCGTCTACGCATCGACTCCATAAAGAGTCCCATCAAGTGCTGGATTTGGAAGCGATGTTTCGGCCAATAACCAAATACGCATCGCGTATTGTCAGCCCTGAAGTTATTCCAGAAGTGGTTCGTAAAGCGTTTAAAGTCGCTCAAACAGAAAAAACCGGGGCCTGCTTTATTGAGTTTCCTGAAAATATTGCCGAAATGGACATTGATGATGTGCCGTTACGTGTCAAAAATGCAACGGCTCCCGAACCCGCAGCAGAAGAAATCGAACGTGCGGCAGAAGTTATTTCAAATGCTAAAAGCCCGATTATTTTGGCAGGCAATGGGGTTATTCGTGCCAATGCCTGTGATGAACTAGCTGAATTTTCAGAAAAGCTGGGCATCCCTATTGCCAATACCTTTATGGCAAAAGGCGTCGTACCCTTCCGTCATCCAATGGCCTTGGGCAGTGTGGGCCTGCAATCGAATGACTACGCCAACTGTGGTTTCGCTAATGCCGATGTCATTATCTGTATTGGTTACGATATTGTGGAGTACCACCCATATCTTTGGCACCCATCGCGTGATCGTACTATTGTTCACATAGATACCACTCATGCTGAAGTGGATGGACACTACAGTATCAGTTTGGCTGTAGTCGGTAATATTCGTCATAGCCTCAATCGTGTAGCCGCCATCACTACCCCACACCAGGGCAAGGCGATGCGTACATTGAGAGACAGTTTGATTACTGAGATGAATATGCATCGTGATGATCTGGAATTTCCAGTGAAACCACAAAAAATCATCTGGGATCTGCGCACAGCCATGGATTTACAAGACATTGTCATCTGCGACGTAGGTGCTCATAAAATGTGGATGTCACGGATGTTCCGCTGTGAATACCCTAATACCTGCATCATATCCAACGGATTTGCCAGTATGGGCATTGCCGTACCGGGTGCTATCGCCGCTAAATTAGCCAATCCCCAACGTAAAGTTGTGGCCGTGACAGGGGATGCTGGATTTTTGATGAACTCTCAAGAAATCGAAACCGCGATGCGCCTGAATATCGCTATAGTCATTCTGGTATGGAACGATGCCAGTTACGGCCTGATTGAGTGGAAACAACAAAACCAATTTGGTCGGACCAGTCATGTACAATTCACCAACCCGGATTTTGTTCAGTACGCGCAATCTTTTGGTGCAGTTGGTGTCAGAGTTGAGGAGACGGAGCAATTAATGCCCATTCTAAAAGAAGCTTTAGACAGAAATACCGTGACTGTTATTGATTGCCCGGTTGATTATCGAGAGAACCTCAAACTAACAGAAGCATTAGGCCAACTCACTTTAACGATTTAA
- the rpmG gene encoding 50S ribosomal protein L33, with translation MRDKIKLVSSAGTGHYYTTDKNKRTMPEKLEIKKFDPVVRKHVMYKEAKIK, from the coding sequence ATGCGCGATAAAATTAAATTAGTCTCATCTGCTGGTACTGGTCACTACTACACCACAGATAAAAACAAACGTACCATGCCTGAAAAATTAGAGATCAAAAAGTTTGATCCTGTTGTGCGCAAACACGTTATGTATAAAGAAGCTAAAATCAAATAA
- the mreC gene encoding rod shape-determining protein MreC: MKPLFAHTPSLNTRMLLALVASIMVFFLDTRLDYFKPVRSLLSTAVYPVQAAASLPTDLSEWVSDFFQDRKQLREKITVMEANNMLQNIRLQKLQSLERENMRLKELLGSSFRLQERVQVAELLTIDLDPFSQQVVIDKGENYGVYIGQPVLDATGVMGQVTETSAVSSRVVLLTDPSHSIPVQINRNGLRAVVTGRGLGEFLQMDFLPHNADIREGDLLVTSGLGGRFPVGYPVGKVVSVEFPQGKPFADIKVEPAAKLSTSREVMLVLPGEKIQTERTTTKPAEESSSTTEVDSGDDN, from the coding sequence ATTAAACCTTTATTTGCCCATACACCTTCTTTAAACACCCGGATGCTACTGGCGCTTGTAGCCTCTATCATGGTGTTTTTCCTTGATACGCGTCTGGATTACTTCAAACCTGTGCGTTCTTTGTTGTCAACGGCAGTCTATCCTGTGCAGGCGGCGGCATCGCTTCCTACAGATTTGAGTGAATGGGTCAGTGATTTTTTTCAGGATCGTAAACAATTACGAGAAAAAATTACCGTCATGGAAGCGAATAATATGTTGCAGAATATTCGCTTGCAGAAACTGCAGTCACTCGAACGAGAAAATATGCGACTCAAAGAGTTGTTAGGCTCATCATTTCGTCTGCAAGAACGTGTTCAAGTAGCAGAATTACTGACCATAGATCTTGATCCTTTTTCTCAACAAGTCGTGATTGATAAGGGCGAAAATTATGGTGTGTATATCGGGCAACCGGTGTTGGATGCTACAGGGGTAATGGGGCAGGTGACCGAAACCTCTGCCGTATCAAGTCGTGTTGTGTTATTGACAGACCCAAGTCATAGCATCCCTGTTCAAATCAATCGCAATGGTCTTCGGGCTGTGGTCACGGGCCGAGGTTTAGGCGAATTCCTGCAAATGGATTTTCTGCCACATAATGCGGATATTCGTGAAGGCGACTTATTAGTCACATCAGGGCTTGGTGGTCGGTTTCCTGTTGGCTATCCTGTAGGTAAAGTGGTATCCGTTGAGTTTCCTCAAGGTAAACCATTTGCTGATATCAAAGTAGAGCCAGCGGCCAAGTTATCCACGAGTCGTGAAGTGATGTTAGTTCTGCCAGGCGAAAAAATTCAAACAGAGCGTACAACAACGAAACCAGCTGAGGAATCGTCATCAACCACGGAGGTCGACAGTGGCGACGACAATTAG
- a CDS encoding rod shape-determining protein produces the protein MFERLRGIFSNDLSIDLGTANTLIYVRGKGIVLDEPSVVAIRQDKGPGGPRSIAAVGVEAKRMLGRTPGNITAIRPLKDGVIADFTVTEKMLQHFIRKVHEGRFLKPSPRVLVCVPCGSTQVERRAIRESAAGAGARDVFLIEEPMAAAIGAGMPVDEASGSMVLDIGGGTTEVAVISLNGIVYSASVRIGGDLFDEAIVNYVRRNYGTLIGESTAEKIKKEIGSAYPGNEVREMEVRGRNLAEGVPRSFTLNSNEILEALQDPLSGIVAAVKTALEQTPPELGADVAERGIVLTGGGALLRDLDRLLIEETGLPAIIAEDPLTCVARGGGRALEMIDEKGTDVFTFE, from the coding sequence ATGTTTGAACGTTTACGTGGAATTTTCTCCAACGATCTGTCGATCGATCTTGGAACAGCGAATACGCTGATTTATGTGCGCGGCAAAGGAATTGTCTTAGACGAGCCTTCTGTTGTTGCTATTCGTCAGGATAAAGGCCCTGGTGGTCCTCGTTCTATAGCTGCGGTCGGTGTCGAAGCCAAGCGCATGTTAGGACGAACGCCAGGTAATATCACCGCCATCAGGCCATTGAAAGATGGTGTTATCGCTGATTTCACCGTGACGGAAAAAATGTTGCAGCATTTTATTCGTAAAGTACACGAAGGACGTTTTCTCAAGCCGAGTCCGCGCGTTTTAGTTTGTGTTCCCTGTGGTTCAACGCAAGTTGAACGTCGTGCAATTCGCGAATCTGCTGCTGGCGCAGGGGCACGAGATGTGTTTCTGATTGAAGAGCCGATGGCAGCAGCCATTGGTGCCGGTATGCCTGTTGATGAAGCCAGTGGCTCGATGGTACTTGATATCGGTGGTGGTACAACAGAAGTCGCGGTTATCTCATTAAACGGTATTGTTTATTCTGCTTCAGTACGTATCGGTGGTGATTTATTTGATGAAGCCATCGTCAACTATGTGCGTCGAAACTACGGCACGTTAATTGGTGAATCAACCGCGGAAAAAATTAAAAAAGAAATTGGTTCAGCTTACCCCGGTAATGAAGTGCGTGAAATGGAAGTACGTGGACGGAATCTGGCTGAAGGTGTGCCAAGAAGCTTTACTCTAAACAGTAATGAGATTTTGGAAGCCTTGCAGGATCCACTTTCTGGTATTGTAGCAGCGGTTAAGACTGCTTTAGAGCAAACTCCGCCAGAACTAGGTGCTGACGTGGCCGAGCGCGGTATCGTATTAACCGGTGGCGGTGCATTGCTGCGTGATTTGGATCGCTTACTTATCGAAGAAACAGGCTTACCTGCAATTATTGCAGAAGATCCACTTACCTGTGTCGCTCGTGGCGGTGGTCGTGCGCTTGAAATGATTGATGAAAAAGGTACAGACGTTTTTACCTTTGAATAA
- a CDS encoding ABC transporter ATP-binding protein, translating to MTDSKLLLEAKELSRFFGDTAAVNNVSFNIKQGEVLGFLGPNGAGKSTTMRMLTGNLAPDNGQIIINGIDLLDDPKQAKACIGYLPETPPLYKEHTVTEFLQFCARLNGIAKKQQKSAVDTVIERCGLTEVSKRLIANLSKGFQQRVGIAQAIIHSPAVVILDEPTSGLDPIQIREIRQLIRDIANEHSVILSTHILPEVQMLCDRVQIISKGQLLFNDSLQKLTEQMQSTAIVVGFSHSVDIGSLSAINGVNDVVKMDEQHFKLSYLPDHDPTQALLREAVEHNWPLTSLMPEQHSLEDVFMKIIREEDAHV from the coding sequence ATGACTGATTCCAAACTCTTACTCGAAGCAAAAGAACTATCTCGGTTTTTCGGCGATACTGCCGCCGTGAACAATGTCAGTTTTAATATTAAACAAGGTGAAGTCCTTGGATTTTTAGGCCCGAATGGTGCTGGCAAAAGTACGACAATGCGCATGTTGACCGGCAATCTCGCTCCAGATAATGGTCAGATAATAATCAATGGTATTGATTTACTGGATGACCCTAAACAGGCTAAAGCCTGTATTGGTTACCTACCTGAAACGCCACCACTTTATAAAGAACATACCGTCACTGAGTTTTTACAGTTTTGTGCCCGGCTGAATGGCATAGCTAAAAAACAGCAAAAATCTGCAGTCGACACAGTGATAGAACGCTGTGGTCTGACAGAAGTGAGCAAACGATTAATTGCGAATTTATCCAAAGGCTTTCAGCAGCGTGTTGGTATCGCACAGGCTATTATCCACTCGCCAGCCGTAGTGATCTTAGATGAACCGACCTCTGGGCTCGACCCCATCCAGATTCGGGAGATTCGTCAACTTATTCGTGATATTGCCAATGAACATAGTGTCATTCTGTCTACTCATATTCTGCCCGAAGTGCAGATGTTATGTGACAGAGTGCAAATCATTTCTAAAGGCCAGTTATTATTTAATGACAGTCTGCAAAAGTTAACCGAACAAATGCAATCAACCGCTATTGTAGTTGGTTTCTCTCACAGTGTTGATATAGGTTCTTTGAGTGCTATCAATGGTGTGAATGATGTCGTAAAGATGGATGAACAGCATTTTAAACTCTCTTATCTGCCAGATCATGATCCAACACAGGCCCTGTTAAGAGAGGCTGTTGAACATAACTGGCCACTCACATCATTAATGCCCGAACAGCATTCTTTAGAAGATGTCTTTATGAAAATCATTCGTGAAGAAGATGCCCATGTTTAA
- a CDS encoding GldG family protein, with the protein MKITKRAQLLIRFQQVIFYALLITAVVLLSQLSIATNKQFDWTQNHRHTLSETSLAILDNLKDDITIQVFVSPDYEYRAAIVELLQRYQQHSDKLTIQFVDPSFSPGIVRQFNIQQQGEMVVSHGEQKQHVFDLSEQSLSNALVTVSRQSQPWLIFVEGHGERSPYDKSDFGLSTLVQNLGNQGIKVRSQNLLDTPDIPDNSAALVIASPEKEWLPGEINIVRDYLDKGGNLLWLADPTQTKSLGALAEKLGIEFVPGTVLDPNSSMLGIDDPRFVLITDYANHPVGQAAKSVTILAEASAIQIAEDNSETPWRYLNLLNSQPNAWVETSAITQANFSQQTFDKGADVAGPVSLGMLITRDTDSNIDKSQRIAVIGDADFVANSYIGNAANLDLGLGLLNWLVEDDGLITIPIKTSVGTQLTLSNTKSMIIGFGFLFAVPLLLLTVGLTLWWRRKRR; encoded by the coding sequence ATGAAAATCACCAAACGCGCACAACTCCTCATTCGCTTTCAGCAAGTTATATTTTATGCTTTGCTGATAACTGCCGTTGTCTTACTGAGTCAGCTGTCAATTGCCACCAATAAGCAGTTTGACTGGACACAAAATCATAGACATACGCTATCTGAAACCAGTTTAGCGATCCTCGATAATCTAAAAGACGATATTACTATTCAGGTTTTTGTGAGTCCTGATTATGAATACCGGGCTGCTATTGTTGAATTATTACAACGCTATCAACAGCATAGCGATAAGTTAACCATACAGTTTGTGGACCCAAGTTTTTCACCTGGCATCGTCAGACAATTTAATATCCAACAGCAAGGTGAAATGGTAGTCAGCCATGGTGAACAAAAACAGCATGTGTTTGATCTGTCCGAACAATCACTAAGCAATGCCTTGGTCACTGTCTCCCGACAATCACAGCCCTGGTTAATATTTGTTGAAGGCCATGGTGAACGCAGTCCGTATGATAAAAGCGACTTTGGCTTGAGTACACTGGTACAAAATCTAGGCAATCAAGGCATAAAAGTCCGTTCACAAAACTTATTGGATACACCAGACATCCCGGACAACAGTGCGGCTTTAGTCATTGCCAGCCCTGAAAAAGAATGGCTACCTGGTGAAATCAATATTGTTCGCGACTATTTAGACAAAGGTGGCAATCTACTCTGGTTAGCAGACCCAACTCAGACTAAGTCGTTGGGAGCTTTGGCTGAAAAATTAGGCATTGAATTTGTGCCAGGCACGGTACTTGATCCTAACTCCAGCATGCTGGGGATTGATGACCCACGCTTTGTTCTGATTACCGACTATGCCAATCATCCTGTCGGTCAGGCCGCCAAAAGTGTCACCATTCTGGCCGAAGCCAGTGCCATCCAAATAGCTGAGGATAACTCAGAAACCCCATGGCGCTATCTCAATCTTTTGAACAGCCAGCCAAATGCCTGGGTGGAAACCTCTGCCATTACACAAGCAAACTTCAGTCAGCAAACATTCGATAAAGGTGCTGATGTGGCCGGCCCCGTTTCACTCGGTATGCTCATTACCCGCGATACGGACAGCAATATCGATAAATCACAAAGGATTGCCGTTATCGGTGATGCCGACTTTGTCGCGAATAGCTACATTGGTAACGCAGCCAATCTGGATTTGGGATTAGGTCTTCTGAATTGGTTAGTAGAAGACGATGGTCTTATCACGATTCCAATAAAAACCAGTGTTGGTACACAACTGACCTTATCCAACACGAAATCGATGATTATCGGTTTTGGCTTTTTATTTGCTGTGCCATTACTTCTCCTTACAGTTGGACTCACTCTGTGGTGGCGGAGAAAACGTCGATGA